A single Glycine soja cultivar W05 chromosome 14, ASM419377v2, whole genome shotgun sequence DNA region contains:
- the LOC114384477 gene encoding probable glucan 1,3-beta-glucosidase A, with the protein MASEEDEKKMELEHVTSLSRRDHERPNPFFRVRAVSLGGWLVTEGWIKPSLFDGIPNKDLLDGTSLRFKSVSTGKYLCAKSGGGNVLLANGTGASTAWETITLWRINEDTFRLRVFNKQFVGLDGINVVAVSDTPIHSDTFRIVKESDSSSRVRIKAPNGHFMQAKTEELVIADVSNANGWGDDDPTIFEMTIVATLQGEFQLTNGYGPNKAPEIMKEHWNTFIVEDDFKFMKSHGLDAARIPVGWWIASDPYPPPPYVGGSLHALDNAFKWAQKHGLKIIIDLHAAPGSQNGFDSSSTRDGSLEWGKTYENIKQTVYVIDFLTARYAKNPSLYAVELLNEPLFPNVTLESLTKYYNDAYNAVRRHSSTAYVVLSNRLDLSSQLEIPNTKELFPLATGLRRCVIDVHYYNLYYDIFEDMNAQENIDFIYKVRSSQLDNITTVDGPLTFVGEWTAEWKVEGATKKDYQRFVKAELDVFGRATFGWCYWTLKNVNNHWSLEWMIKNGYI; encoded by the exons ATGGCAAGTGAAGAGGATGAGAAAAAGATGGAACTGGAACATGTGACCAGCTTGTCAAGAAGAGATCATGAAAGACCAAATCCCTTTTTTCGAGTGAGAGCAGTTAGCTTGGGTGGTTGGTTGGTTACTGAAGGTTGGATCAAACCTTCTCTCTTCGATGGCATTCCAAACAAAGACTTATTG GATGGAACTAGTCTTCGGTTCAAGTCTGTGTCAACAGGGAAATATCTATGTGCCAAGTCTGGAGGGGGAAATGTCCTACTTGCGAACGGCACAGGTGCTTCAACGGCTTGGGAAACAATTACA TTGTGGAGGATAAACGAAGATACTTTCAGACTCAGGGTGTTCAACAAACAGTTTGTGGGGTTAGATGGGATTAACGTTGTTGCTGTTTCCGATACTCCCATCCATTCTGACACGTTTCGaatagtaaaagaaagtgaCAGTTCAAGTCGTGTTCGAATCAAAGCACCCAATGGGCACTTTATGCAG GCAAAGACAGAGGAGCTGGTGATTGCTGATGTTTCCAATGCTAACGGATGGGGAGATGATGACCCAACCATCTTTGAGATGACAATCGTTGCAACCTTACAAGGGGAATTCCAATTGACAAATGGCTATGGGCCAAATAAAGCTCCGGAAATTATGAAG gaACATTGGAACACTTTTATTGTTGAAGATGATTTCAAGTTCATGAAGAGTCATGGATTAGATGCTGCTAGAATTCCCGTTGGCTGGTGGATAGCAAGTGATCCATATCCACCCCCACCTTATGTCGGGGGTTCCTTGCACGCATTAGACAATGCCTTCAAGTGGGCACA GAAACATGGATTGAAAATCATTATCGATCTTCATGCTGCACCCGGCTCACAAAATGGCTTTGACAGCAGCTCTACAAGAGATGGTTCTCTAGAGTGGGGAAAAACATATGAAAACATCAAGCAAACAGTTTACGTTATAGACTTCCTAACTGCCAG GTATGCAAAAAACCCGAGCCTTTACGCAGTTGAGCTCTTAAACGAGCCTTTGTTTCCTAACGTGACTCTAGAGAGCTTGACCAAGTACTACAATGATGCTTACAATGCAGTGCGCAGGCACTCTTCCACAGCTTATGTGGTGTTATCAAATAGGTTGGATCTCTCAAGTCAACTAGAAATCCCAAACACCAAGGAACTCTTCCCTCTTGCCACAGGCCTTAGGCGATGTGTGATTGATGTCCACTACTACAATCTCtattatgatatatttgaaGACATGAATGCGCAAGAGAACATTGATTTCATCTACAAAGTCCGTTCATCACAGTTGGATAATATTACAACCGTAGATGGTCCTCTCACTTTCGTGG GTGAATGGACTGCTGAGTGGAAGGTTGAAGGGGCTACCAAAAAGGATTATCAAAGATTTGTCAAGGCTGAATTAGATGTTTTTGGGCGAGCAACATTTGGGTGGTGTTATTGGACACTCAAGAACGTCAATAATCATTGGAGTTTGGAATGGATGATCAAGAATGGCtacatttaa